The DNA region GAGTAGCAATGGTATCCCTCAGGGGATACCACTTTTTCTGAGATTTAGTGCATGTCTCTTTCTTGAATTTCCCTTCCACTTGCTTTCGACCCTGCATATCCAGGCTAACTGGTTGCTGATACTGAGCTAGAGACTTGCCATTCCTGAGATAAATACTAAATTTCTGAACCATACCATGgatcatgatttttaaaagtggCTGATACTGCTGCCGATCACCTAAGTTGGATAGGTATCAGCTAAGGCCGATGCAATGCTTCCTAAAAAATTGATCATCTTATGTAGATTGATGAAGAAGTTTAAGGAACATAGAAATTCAAAGAAGTTTCCTAAAAATGAATTAATTTTATTAGAAAATAGCTGAAATTGATTGATTGCTCATCAAATCATGAAGGAGACGATGGAATCATTTGCCCCTAGGGCAATGGTGCAATGACAGGATGCCTTTTTCCTGGGTACCTAAAGATTGAGTCCCAACCTTTGACGAATTAACAGATGAATTTATCTTAATGAGCGATTGACCTAAGAACACTAGACTGATGAGCCGCCCTCTACGAGCACTTCCCGATTTTACCCAGGTGGTCAATAGTAAATTTTCATGGAGTCAGGCCGGTCACCTTAGGATTGGTTGGCGTAGGCTAGACACCTGGTgccaactaaaaaataaatttaaaataaaggaAACGATGGAAGCTGTTAGAGTTTTGTCAAACTAAATTCTTATTTAGTaacttttttaataataaatgcaATAGTATTTGTTAATCTATTTTGGATTATTGATTTTAATAAATATGATATATTACTATAGGATTATATGATATTTCtagaataatattttataatattatatCAAATCAAACCCTtactaatttaaataatttatatcgGGTTACCATGCTATTTCATGACACACACCATTTGTCATCTTTGTTATCAAATTATACAATTTTCACTTTTTTTCCTCGACTAGTCCGATTTCACCAGTTTTGCTGATCCGATACAAATATACAATCATACTGTAGATTTTTTTTGAGCATCTGATTCTGATAACCATGCTATGCAAGCATGATGTTGGAATATGAGTGATTTTTTTCTTGAAGCAACAAGAATATAATTATTGCTGTCCTTTGATCCTAATTAGTAATTTAGTCTACTTCAAATATTGCTTGTTCCTAGACCTTTTTTTTACAGTTAGAAGAATGCTTAATCAGGAATTGAAACTTCTCTATCTCTATTTTATATTGTATTAATTTTATTGTTACCCCTATCAGTAAACTCATCATTGTATCTTAACTCAGGAGAAACTTCAATATCAATCTTGCTTAGTTAATCATGTTGTTGTTATTCTGACAGGTTTATGGAGATGAGGAATGGTCATTTGGATTTTGTGAACAAGGCTCTGGAGTTTTCAGTTGTCCACCATCTAGAAATCCTATGTATACCTACCGTGAGAGAATTGTTCTGGGGGAAACAGATTGCTCCATTTTCGATGTAAATATGATGCTGAGAGAGCTTAGTCAAGAATGGCCTGGGCAGTCATATGACCTTTTAGCAAAGAATTGTAATTACTTCCATGACACATTTTGTGAAAGGCTAAGTGTCCCAAAGCTTCCTGGTAATATGATTATCCTTTTGGTGAcagcaaaatttttaatttttggaaTTGTTATTCTTTTATGCTGATTGATGAGAGTTTCTTCAAGAATAGCTTCAGAAAGCATAATTTGAATTGTAGAGATAAGTGTAGGAATCAAAGCTTTAAGCTGAACAAAACTATGATTGAATACTGGAAATGTGATTTCAAATTTGAGCATTAGAAAATAAAGTTGGAAAGATTGAGAACTCTGGCAAGCATTTTTAAGTCAAAtgttttggtattctggatatgttATATATTGGTTGTTTCTTCATAGGTCAAAGGAGCAACTTTATAAGATTGTGCTACTGTAATGCACAAAATTAAGAAACCATAGAGTTTATAGGTGAGATGTTTGAGATGGTTACATGGTTTTACTAGATAAAACAAGAAATGTTACTAACAATAAGGTGGGTACAAGGTTTAAAGCATTTGTGTCAAAATTTCATGCTTGATTGAATCAGTATGGTGTTGGTATTATAGGATGCCAACACACGTGTTTTGGCATGCTCAAGAGTGTGCTAAGTTGGTTATGTGGGACTAGGTTCCAACCTCTAATTTGCTTTCACCTGGCTTGTTTGCTTTAAAAGCTAATCCAATAATTTGATAAATGAATTGAAATTTGTATGTTTAattgttttaaatatttaatattaattcagaagttaattaatatataattaaatttaactcTAATAGCTTTTTCATTATCTACACACCACATAATATGTGGCTTAACAAATTAACTAATATTATTTAACCATAGATTAAAAAAGTATATCGTATATAATTCTAGTTatttaaattcaaccataattaaCTTAAGCCAATGATAACTTATAAAGAATTAAAATGTTGATATTAAATTTAAGAAAGCATGTCCTGGTACTTAATTGTTTGGGTTGGCCTGCGGAATTAAAAGTTTCGCTTGGTTTTATTCTGTCGGCTGACCTAAATAGCATGAAAATATAAATCATGGCTAGGTATAGCTCTAGTTGATGGGAAAAATGAGAAAATAAGTTAAAATATGCGTCCTATATATACAAGAGAAATTGATTAAACTTATTTGTGTTTGAGATGTAAAGGAGTCCATTGAAAACTCTTGTTCTCTATTTATTGAACCAGTGTAGAGACAACAATCTTGAGACTGTAAAGAAAAGTTTTTAGCCAAAACTAAATTTATGCTCCAATCATCATCAGATCAGTAAACTACATCTGCTCCATCCATTATTTGAACAATAATAAGCACTTAATTCTTAGTTTTCAAATAAACatatcaatataaatatatattctcCAGCATGTGGCATGTGTCTAAATATCTAGAAGAAAATTCTTCTGTATGGTCTTTTGGTACAGGAGTATGACATttctagttttgtttctcttgtaAATTGGGATAGTTATCAATGGTAATGCTATCATGGTTGTTCTTGTTGCTAGGATGAGTTGGATTAACGTATACTGATCCTATTTTGTCCGCATTGAAGTTTATCTATTGAGTTTTTCTCCTAATTGTGTATCACAGGCTGGGTTAATCGCTTTGCCAATGCTGGTGATACTGCTGTTGTAGTTGCAGGAAATGCGGCATTCAAGTTTATATTTCTCATTCTGCCTCACATGAAATCACATGTTTCTCAGTAGTATATGTGAGTCACTGAGCTTCTTGGTTCTTGGCTTCTGAAACTACATCTGTTTCATTTTATTTCAAGATGAGTTAGTTTCACCTAATGGTTTTTCTGTTTTCCAATATATCCACTTTTGCAGCTGCGGCAAGCCAAACAAGAAATCCTAACCG from Zingiber officinale cultivar Zhangliang chromosome 4B, Zo_v1.1, whole genome shotgun sequence includes:
- the LOC121975195 gene encoding deSI-like protein At4g17486; the encoded protein is MKEVALHVYDVTNSGSETILQINRILRIVSDWEASSTAPSRLFTICIQSLCSWTGTHIYQLHQVYGDEEWSFGFCEQGSGVFSCPPSRNPMYTYRERIVLGETDCSIFDVNMMLRELSQEWPGQSYDLLAKNCNYFHDTFCERLSVPKLPGWVNRFANAGDTAVVVAGNAAFKFIFLILPHMKSHVSQ